The DNA sequence aaatgaatacccATGAAAATGCTATCTTAAAATGTCTTATGATTTACATAAATGCCAGAAACTGCTGTGCTTGTTTACTGGAGCAGGAAGGACTCTTAGTCTGTAAAAAATTTGATCATGTAAGTTACATGGAAGTGTacgtttttattcattcatgtgttcatgataatatttgaaaaactagCCTTGTGGTTTAATGACTTGAATATTGGAAgcaatgttttaacatttttgataGTTTGATATGTGTTAATGCGGAATGTTATTCTCTGTGCAGGCCTTTTTCACTCATTTTGTTATTTCAAAATTGGCATCATATACAATAGAAAAACCATTATGCTGTAACTGTCCACATGATGGAAGCAGAGAGGCAAGAAAAAGTCTTGGAGGTGGAAAATGCCTCAGTGAGGTTCAAGTGGTAGTACTTGTTTTGATCACTTACCATAATGTTCTGCTTATTAAACCAATACAAAATTgcattgtaaaacattgttcaaaattttatattacagttgattaaaaaaaagcatagTTCTTTCATGTGGCATTTGATTGACCCTGTCATTAAACAAACCAGTATCTTAAATATTAGAATCAGAAACTTTATTTTAGGTGtagcatttttcttttttaacttgGTTAagatcccggacgagcccccaattTCTATAATGGCCAtaacaaaaatgtctttttcttgTTAACACCTTCAAAATCAACCTTTTTTTTAGAAGTtagtataaaatcaatattgttGTTCATAATAATATTGGTTGTTGTCTTAGCTATGGAATAGGCGACTTTTTTCATGGGTGATTTTTCTAaccattttttaagaaaaagctTTAGTAAAGAACTATAAGAAATGTTTAGCCACACCTACCTCCCTTTTTGCAAGCACAGTCTGTACATTGTTATGCTTTCTGTTAGTCAGAGCCTACCAGTTATGAGCTGTTTCTTATCTCAGTGCAaggacaacaaaatattaaaaagataaTGCCATTTGGTCACACTGTCCTCACAACATGGATTTTATTCCAGTACTTTGGTGAGTAATTCCATCGCCCTTTTCAGTCATTACATACTGAATTGAAATAGGTTTATAATTAGTATATAGAAAATTgagtttttaaattgtttttaaaagaaatctcttatgctcaccaaggctgcatttatttgatcaaaaatacagtaaaacagtaatattgtgaaatattacactttaaaataacttttccatTTCggtatatatttattgttgtgatggcaaagctgaattttcagcatcttcagtgtcacatgatccttcagaaatcattctaatatgctgatttgctgctcaagaaacatattattattactatcaatgttgaaaacatttgtgctgcttattttttgtgaaaaccatgatacatttttcatgattctttcatgaatagaaatatcaaaagaacagcatttatttgatatagaaatcttttgtaacattataaatgtcttgtgacttgtgatcaatttaaagcatagctactttctgaataaaagtattaatttcttttttttttctttctttctttcttttttttttttaaaatcttactgaccaaaACCTTTGTAGTGTATGTTGTCctgtttttaatttcattatgaagttatgattaataattaagGTTTCTCAAGGCATAGAGCATAACCTCCAGATGTTTGCTTTGTCCTTGTGCAGATGTAGTGAGGTCATGGCAGGCAATTTTGGTAAAGCCCTCACTGTTTGTACGGTCGGGTTCATCGGCTGAGCTGACCTGCACATATAATACACACATCTCAGAGGGCTTCACCCTGGAGTGGCGTTACGCTTCTCCAGGAACTTCTGCTGTCCAAGCCAAGAGGGTGAGAACAGCAATACTCAGAGACAGTTACAATAAACCACCAGTCTGTTGATCTCAATGTCATTTTTGACACAGCTGCTGTACTACAATGGGAGGGTATACTGGGTGAACTCTTGGGATGGAAGGATGGCTCTTGTACAGAACCCTCCAGTGTCAGGTGTCGCTTCCATCAGGATTGTCAGTGCCCAACCATCTGATGCTGGGCTGTATATTTGTGAGGTGACTAACCCAAATGACTGGTCCGGCAGCGGACAAGGTCTAATCAATCTCACTGTACTAGGTAAGATGGCATATATCACgagttttcaaatgttttgatGCCACTGACCCCCAAATATTTTCCTTAAATCCATtcacaaaatgcataaaatataatctgaaaaaagtttttttattattaattttttaaaatattaatatttattaaaatatttactttttaatttctaTTCTATTAAATTGAAATTTCCCTGTCATTAGAGTacttataaattatacaaatctGAAGTGCAAGTGttaatttagtattatttatatactattatgtattcatattttgaattagcctttatttttacattttatttttaattttagtttaatgttTAGTAATgttgttgtgcttttgtcattttttttttattatttttttttaatattcagttttatttttcagtacttcaacttatttcagttaactgccaaggcaacatttctaatttttgtttttcatctaatatatattttattttattttcagctttatttcaatcaacaaaaacatttttaacagctTTATTTTTACTGAGAGAAACATACTGTGTTACaataaataattgtgattaatctaattactttttttttttatctttagaaCTCATAATTCACCAGTAATAATGTGTAATGTGGTACATTTCAACTAATTTTACatgataatatttatttatttactacatTTCACAACTTTTCTCTAAGCTTTTCTGCGAACCTCCTAGCATTTTGCTTGATGACTGAACTATGCACTCATGGATGGTGCTGTATGTATGTTCATATATTGTTCTCTCCATCATCAGTTCCTCCATCAGTGCCAGTATGTCAGCTGCAGGGAGACACTTACATGGGAAATGATGTCACTCTGATTTGTCAGTCCTCCCAGGGTCTCCCCACACCCATCTATTCATGGCACAGAGAACAGAATGTAGCCGCTCTGCCACCAGACAGTTTCATTGAAGGTACCTGCTGCAATAACACTGCAGCCCAGCACTCTCTAACTACTTGATTCTACCACCTGAAAATAGACCtaatgtagccccgccccttttcagctcTGCGCTCACTGTGTTCTATCCCTTTGTATTTCCACAGTATGAAAGTAAGATCttggatttatgaatgaaccactcattttaaaatcttccagATCTACTGACATTTAttatgacatccgcttcaaacattacaatgctcatgataactttagttaactctacaataagtaaatccacttcaccagctaaccAGCAATGTTTGGTTCgaagaacgttagtttttggttcccggAACATTCTTTTTAAAGTTAGTTTTTGGGTAACGAAAGTTTTCTTTACGGAAatagaatgttagtttttggacTGTAGAAGgtaattataacatttattttaacattcctttaacgttattctaagGTTCCCCTAACGTTTATTTAATGGTcctttaacattattctaacgttcccctaacattattttaacattcctgtaacgttattctaacgtccctctaacattattttaatgttctctTAACGTTATTcagttattctaacgttcccctaatgttattctaacgttcccctaatgtttatttaacgttcctttaacgttattctaacattcccttaacgttattttaacattcctttAATGTTATTTGAATGTTCTCCTAACGTTTTTCTAATGTccccctaatgttattttaatgattctatgttattctaatgttcccctaacattattttaacgttcctttAACATTATTCTGTTATGCTAACGctcccctaacgttattttaacgttcctataatgttattctaacgttcccctaacgtcaTTTTAACGTTcctttaacgttattctaatgttattctacgttcccctaacattattctattgttcccctaacgttattttaacattcctttaatgttattttaatgtccccctaatgttattttaatgtttctataatgttattctaactttcctttaacattattctaacctTCCCTTAACTTTATTTTCACGTtctcctaacgttattctaacattcccctaacatttatttaacgttcctttaacgttattctaacgtttaTTTAATGTTcctttaacgttattctaatattcctctaacattattttaacattcctatgttattctaacgttcccctaacgttattttaacgttcctttaacattattctaatgttattctaacgttcccctaacgttattctaacgttcccctaatgtttatttaacgttcctttaacattattctaacgttcccctaaagttattttaacattcctttaatgttattttaatgttctccTAACGTTATTCTTATGTccccctaatgttattttaatgtttctataatgttattctaacgttcctttaacattattctaacctTCCCCTAACTTTATTTTCACGTtctcctaacgttattctaacattcccctaacattTATTTAACGTTCCCCAACGTTTATTTAATGTtcctctaacgttattttaacgttcgtataacgttattctaacgttcccctaatgtttatttaacgttcctttaacattattctaacgttcctataacgttattctaacgttcccctaacgttattttaacattcctttaatgttattttaatgttctccTAACGTTTTTCTAATGTccccctaatgttattttaatgattctatgttattctaatgttcccctaacattattttaacattcctttAACATTATTCTGTTATGCTAACGctcccctaacgttattttaacgttcctataatgttattctaacgttcccctaacgtcaTTTTAACATTcctttaacgttattctaatgttattctacgttcccctaacattattctattgttcccctaacgttattttaacattcctttaatgttattttaatgtccccctaatgttattttaatgtttctataatgttattctaactttcctttaacattattctaacctTCCCTTAACTTTATTTTCACGTtctcctaacgttattctaacattcccctaacatttatttaacgttcctttaacgttattctaacgtttaTTTAATGTTcctttaacgttattctaatattcctctaacattattttaacattcctatgttattctaacgttcccctaacgttattttaacgttcctttaacgttattctaatgttattctaacgttcccctaacgttattctaacgttcccctaatgtttatttaacgttcctttaacattattctaacgttcccctaaagttattttaacattcccctaacTTTATTTTCACGTTCTCCTAAccttattttaacattcccctaacattTATTGAACGTTcctttaacgttattctaatgttcctctaacattattttaacgttcctataatgttattctaacgttcctctaacgttattttaacaggAGAAAGCACGTGCTGGAGAAGCGTGTGCAGATCAGACGCGTGCAGTAAATGAAGATAGAAACGATGATGATTTCTGTGTTTTTCACATTGCTTAACActggtttaatattttaactatAAAGTTGGATTCATCTGACCATTATAACGCGTTTCGTTGATCTAATTTTAACATAAATGCTGTATTAAACTAATTTCAGAGCTCTGTATAGgtcattaaacaaaaacataatgttTAGTAAATAATAACCTTAAAATAACCATTAGGGAATGTTTTtaggttatttaaaaataaccacCCTgcaacgttctgggaatgttattttatggttggaaaataaaaacctaaa is a window from the Ctenopharyngodon idella isolate HZGC_01 chromosome 15, HZGC01, whole genome shotgun sequence genome containing:
- the LOC127495128 gene encoding V-set and immunoglobulin domain-containing protein 2-like — translated: MPFGHTVLTTWILFQYFDVVRSWQAILVKPSLFVRSGSSAELTCTYNTHISEGFTLEWRYASPGTSAVQAKRLLYYNGRVYWVNSWDGRMALVQNPPVSGVASIRIVSAQPSDAGLYICEVTNPNDWSGSGQGLINLTVLVPPSVPVCQLQGDTYMGNDVTLICQSSQGLPTPIYSWHREQNVAALPPDSFIEDQHTGSLILRNLSDAFASTYTCKASNELGQAVCSITLRVTYGGRSAAAIGGVLMGIFFVLLLFGVTVSYITWNRKKHIQKMYANELSQVNNNSAPHQQSGGKVLPVQSDTEDLKVSHFSPLV